A genomic stretch from Antarcticibacterium flavum includes:
- a CDS encoding IS1182 family transposase codes for MNKKVVFKTYSQDQLSLLPPSYDDLVPKNHPVRIVNTIVDRLDISALERSYKGGGTSSYHPRMLLKVTIYAYLRNIYSSRKIEQALQENIHFMWLSGQSKPDHNTINDFRGKRLKGTFQNIFNQVVILLAEQGVLSLKELFVDGTKIEANANRYTFVWGKSNKTSKERIKKQLKELWKYVESVYDQEQMLPNEPDFEAIDPEKVAQTIDTINQALKDKEIDKKVKQKLNYAKKNWPQNLQKYNEQEKILGTRNSYSKTDPDATFMRMKDDYMQNGQLKPGYNLQASTNNQFIVNYSLAQTTADTTTLKDHLQKHIASYGEAPQTLTADAGYGSEENYVDLEEKEVTAYVKYNYFHKEQRDKKHRENPFHPDNLFYNQETDTYYCPMGQAMNKIESYESETKNGFKQTIHKYQAQNCLGCPLRGSCHKAKGNRTIERNHNLIRLKEKARDLLLSEEGIAHRKRRCWDVEAVFGNIKQNMGFKRFMLRGMDKATTEIGLIAMAHNLRKFSVA; via the coding sequence ATGAACAAGAAAGTTGTATTTAAGACTTACTCACAGGACCAGTTAAGTCTTCTTCCGCCCAGCTATGATGATTTGGTTCCTAAGAATCATCCTGTCCGAATTGTAAATACGATTGTTGATCGCCTTGATATCTCCGCTTTAGAAAGGAGCTATAAAGGAGGTGGCACTTCCAGCTATCATCCCCGGATGTTATTAAAAGTGACCATTTATGCCTATTTGCGCAACATTTACTCCTCTCGTAAGATAGAGCAAGCCCTACAGGAGAACATACACTTTATGTGGCTTAGCGGGCAAAGCAAACCAGATCATAATACCATCAATGATTTTAGGGGAAAACGCTTAAAAGGAACTTTTCAAAACATTTTTAATCAGGTTGTAATTTTATTGGCAGAACAAGGAGTGCTATCACTTAAAGAACTTTTTGTGGATGGCACCAAGATAGAAGCCAATGCTAACCGCTATACCTTTGTGTGGGGCAAGTCTAACAAGACCAGTAAAGAGCGAATCAAAAAACAACTTAAAGAACTATGGAAATATGTTGAGAGTGTCTATGACCAGGAGCAAATGTTGCCTAATGAACCTGATTTTGAAGCCATCGATCCTGAAAAAGTTGCTCAAACCATTGACACCATAAACCAGGCCCTGAAGGACAAAGAGATTGACAAGAAGGTCAAACAAAAGCTCAATTATGCCAAAAAGAACTGGCCACAGAACCTACAAAAATATAATGAGCAGGAGAAGATCCTGGGAACAAGGAACAGCTACAGCAAAACAGATCCCGATGCCACCTTTATGCGGATGAAAGATGATTATATGCAAAATGGGCAATTAAAACCCGGATATAACTTGCAGGCTTCAACCAATAATCAGTTTATCGTTAACTACTCCTTAGCACAAACTACAGCTGACACCACCACTTTAAAAGATCACCTGCAAAAACATATTGCCTCCTATGGAGAAGCTCCTCAAACTCTTACTGCCGACGCTGGTTACGGCAGTGAAGAAAATTATGTTGATCTAGAAGAGAAAGAAGTTACTGCCTATGTGAAATACAACTACTTTCACAAAGAACAACGGGATAAAAAGCACAGAGAAAACCCTTTCCATCCCGATAACTTGTTTTACAACCAGGAAACAGATACTTATTACTGTCCAATGGGGCAGGCGATGAATAAAATAGAAAGCTACGAAAGTGAAACTAAGAATGGTTTTAAACAAACGATCCACAAATACCAGGCTCAGAATTGCCTTGGCTGCCCGCTGCGAGGCAGCTGCCATAAAGCAAAAGGGAACAGGACCATCGAACGCAATCACAACCTAATTCGCCTAAAAGAAAAAGCAAGAGATTTGCTGCTAAGTGAAGAAGGAATAGCACATCGTAAGCGCCGGTGCTGGGATGTGGAAGCTGTCTTTGGAAATATCAAGCAGAACATGGGTTTCAAACGGTTTATGCTCCGGGGAATGGATAAAGCTACCACTGAGATAGGACTCATAGCAATGGCACACAACCTCAGGAAGTTCAGTGTAGCCTAA
- a CDS encoding YqaE/Pmp3 family membrane protein — translation MSILTIILNILLPPLAVFLKHGLGVTFLISLLLTALGWLPGVIHAFIVNGSR, via the coding sequence ATGTCGATCTTAACTATCATATTAAATATTTTGCTACCACCTCTGGCTGTCTTTTTGAAGCATGGGCTGGGTGTAACATTTTTAATAAGCTTATTATTAACCGCACTTGGTTGGCTCCCCGGGGTAATACATGCCTTTATTGTAAACGGCAGCAGATAA
- a CDS encoding DEAD/DEAH box helicase, translating to MGFTELGVSDDLIKGLEELGIKHPTPIQEAAIPVLSHQDVDFVGQAQTGTGKTAAFGLPILSRIDPGKDHIQALILAPTRELGQQIARQLFKFTKYSQKVFTEAVYGGEKIDIQISRLSRPTHVVVATPGRLLDLLNKKALDISRINTLVLDEADEMLSMGFKDELTRILKKTSGNRNIWLFSATIPKELDEIIEQYVAGDAVRVHINKSEAVNTGIEHQFVTGDDSNKLDTLAQFLKSQGKHRGIIFTRTKAVARVLAKQLEAKNYEVGLLEGDMMQKDRDKVMRAFKNKSLRILVSTDVAARGIDVDNLAFVVHYQLPDQIDYYTHRSGRTARAGKKGISLVLVNKKELRRIWELEKALGIKFLKIK from the coding sequence ATGGGATTTACAGAACTTGGAGTATCAGATGATCTAATAAAAGGCCTGGAGGAATTGGGGATTAAACATCCAACTCCAATCCAGGAAGCAGCTATTCCCGTTCTTTCACACCAGGATGTGGACTTCGTGGGCCAGGCACAAACAGGCACCGGAAAAACAGCTGCTTTTGGCCTGCCAATCCTCTCACGTATTGACCCCGGTAAAGATCACATCCAGGCTTTGATCCTGGCACCTACAAGGGAACTTGGGCAGCAAATAGCCCGGCAGCTGTTTAAATTTACAAAGTACTCTCAAAAAGTTTTCACAGAGGCTGTTTACGGTGGAGAAAAGATAGATATCCAAATTTCCCGTTTGAGTAGGCCTACACATGTGGTAGTAGCAACTCCCGGCAGGCTTCTTGACCTTTTGAATAAAAAAGCTCTGGATATCTCCAGGATCAATACTCTGGTGCTCGATGAAGCAGATGAGATGTTGAGTATGGGATTTAAAGATGAGCTTACACGTATTTTGAAGAAGACCAGTGGAAACCGAAATATTTGGTTGTTCTCTGCAACAATTCCTAAGGAGCTGGACGAAATTATTGAGCAGTACGTTGCCGGGGATGCGGTTAGGGTGCATATAAACAAATCTGAAGCCGTAAACACCGGGATCGAGCACCAGTTCGTAACGGGAGATGACAGTAATAAGCTGGATACTCTTGCTCAGTTCCTTAAATCCCAGGGAAAGCATCGTGGGATTATCTTCACCAGGACAAAGGCGGTTGCAAGGGTGCTGGCAAAACAACTGGAGGCCAAAAACTATGAGGTAGGTCTTCTTGAAGGAGATATGATGCAAAAAGACCGCGACAAGGTGATGCGGGCATTCAAAAATAAATCACTTCGAATCCTTGTTTCTACAGATGTGGCTGCCAGGGGAATTGATGTAGATAATCTTGCTTTTGTGGTTCATTACCAGTTGCCAGATCAAATTGATTATTACACTCACAGGAGCGGGAGGACCGCCCGTGCCGGTAAGAAAGGTATTTCACTTGTCCTGGTCAATAAAAAGGAACTAAGGCGCATATGGGAACTTGAAAAAGCCCTTGGAATTAAGTTCCTTAAAATAAAATAG
- a CDS encoding DUF1206 domain-containing protein has translation MNDNLKKMARAGYVAKGSVYGITGILTFLAAFNLGGEKTSQLEVLKFLDEQPFGNVLLALLGVGLIFYAAWRYTQSIEDPEGIGEDKKGKVKRVAFFISGTLYLGLGAMALWRVIGSGAGSGGSGSGNSAQNSSILDSENGLIALGIIGAAIVGTGIYQFIRIYKADFMKKFDFESISEEKRRKTIKNSAYVGMASRGVLFLIIGYFALHAAITSNPSDIKTTRDAFSFLEDSSYGAWLLGIVAAGLVGYAVYMFMMARYRHFRG, from the coding sequence ATGAATGACAATTTAAAGAAAATGGCCCGTGCGGGATACGTCGCCAAGGGAAGCGTTTACGGCATAACAGGAATTCTTACTTTCCTGGCTGCCTTCAACCTTGGAGGAGAGAAAACAAGTCAATTAGAAGTTTTAAAATTCCTGGATGAACAACCCTTTGGAAATGTACTTTTGGCATTATTAGGGGTAGGTCTTATTTTCTATGCCGCCTGGCGTTATACCCAATCTATTGAAGACCCTGAAGGAATAGGAGAAGATAAGAAGGGAAAGGTAAAAAGAGTTGCATTTTTTATAAGTGGCACTCTCTACCTTGGCCTTGGTGCCATGGCGCTATGGCGTGTCATTGGGTCTGGTGCGGGATCTGGAGGATCTGGATCTGGCAATTCTGCGCAAAATTCCTCTATTCTTGACAGCGAAAATGGTTTAATAGCACTGGGAATTATTGGAGCAGCAATTGTAGGTACAGGCATCTATCAATTCATAAGAATCTATAAAGCAGATTTCATGAAGAAATTTGACTTTGAGTCCATAAGTGAAGAAAAACGCCGTAAAACCATAAAAAATTCGGCTTATGTGGGGATGGCCTCGCGAGGAGTGCTTTTCCTAATAATAGGTTATTTTGCTTTACATGCTGCTATAACTTCGAATCCCTCAGACATTAAAACAACCAGGGATGCATTTTCCTTTCTGGAAGATTCCTCCTATGGCGCCTGGTTACTCGGGATCGTGGCTGCAGGGCTTGTTGGTTATGCCGTGTATATGTTTATGATGGCCCGGTACAGGCACTTCAGGGGTTAA
- a CDS encoding YqaA family protein, producing the protein MKKKDEKSKKKPRWRLMHQYYSYTGFYKFVGKSVKKAIIPILIVVAAVLALDFYVLDLNKVLATVTETYPPAGIILVFLLSESVLGLVPPELFIAWAGKSLYPIFYLSLLAAASYVGGIISYFIGVSITKIPAIHRQMEVNLAKHIKNTRKWGGFLIIVGALLPIPFAITSIAAGFIRFPFMSYLMFGLLRFVRFYLYALVIFEMV; encoded by the coding sequence ATGAAGAAGAAGGATGAAAAATCCAAAAAGAAACCGCGATGGCGTTTAATGCACCAGTATTACAGCTACACCGGTTTCTATAAGTTTGTAGGAAAAAGCGTCAAAAAGGCGATAATTCCTATTCTTATTGTGGTAGCTGCAGTGCTGGCACTGGATTTCTATGTTCTCGATCTTAATAAGGTATTGGCAACGGTCACAGAAACTTACCCCCCTGCAGGTATAATTTTAGTGTTTCTGTTATCTGAATCTGTCCTGGGTCTTGTACCTCCAGAACTTTTCATTGCCTGGGCAGGTAAATCCCTGTATCCCATTTTTTATCTTTCCCTCCTTGCTGCTGCCTCTTACGTGGGAGGAATCATTTCTTATTTCATAGGAGTTTCAATCACTAAAATACCTGCTATTCACCGCCAAATGGAGGTAAACCTTGCCAAACATATTAAAAATACCAGAAAGTGGGGCGGTTTCTTGATCATCGTAGGTGCACTGCTACCAATACCTTTTGCGATTACCAGTATTGCGGCAGGATTCATCCGGTTTCCTTTTATGAGCTACCTTATGTTCGGCCTGTTACGATTTGTACGATTCTATTTGTACGCCCTGGTTATCTTTGAAATGGTATAA
- a CDS encoding SDR family oxidoreductase: MRSFEGKVALITGGSKGIGYGVAEALLNLDMRVAITSRTEDSAVKAAKQLTQLGRGKVLGLVADVRNYESQKEAVNVILEKWGQLDILVANAGIGHFGSIEDLSIEHWQETIDTNLSGVFYSIKAALPALRKTQGYVITISSLAGTNFFEGGAAYNASKFGVTGMTQAIMLDVRNHGVKVSTIMPGSVATHFNDHEPSDKDSWKIQKEDIGDLVVNLIKMNPRTLPSKIEVRPSQPPQK; the protein is encoded by the coding sequence ATGAGATCATTTGAAGGTAAAGTTGCTCTTATCACTGGAGGAAGTAAGGGAATAGGATATGGGGTCGCAGAGGCTCTTTTAAATCTTGATATGAGGGTGGCTATAACAAGCCGCACCGAAGACTCTGCAGTTAAAGCCGCTAAGCAGCTAACCCAGCTGGGAAGAGGTAAAGTACTTGGATTGGTGGCCGATGTTAGAAATTATGAAAGCCAAAAAGAAGCTGTTAACGTTATCCTGGAAAAATGGGGACAACTGGATATCCTGGTTGCCAATGCAGGCATAGGACATTTTGGTTCTATAGAGGATCTTAGTATTGAACACTGGCAGGAAACAATAGATACCAACCTTAGTGGTGTTTTTTACAGTATTAAAGCTGCCCTTCCTGCCTTGCGAAAAACACAGGGATATGTTATTACTATTTCCAGCCTTGCAGGAACCAATTTCTTTGAAGGAGGGGCTGCTTATAACGCGAGTAAATTTGGGGTTACGGGTATGACCCAGGCAATTATGCTGGATGTACGTAATCACGGTGTGAAAGTGAGCACCATTATGCCGGGATCTGTAGCAACTCATTTCAATGACCACGAACCTTCAGATAAGGATTCCTGGAAGATCCAAAAAGAGGATATAGGGGATCTTGTAGTGAATTTAATTAAGATGAATCCGCGAACCCTGCCAAGTAAAATAGAGGTAAGGCCTTCGCAGCCACCACAAAAATAG
- a CDS encoding NADP-dependent oxidoreductase, whose protein sequence is MNRSILLKERPAGKPVLDNFELRQEEIPTINEGEILLKTLYVSVDPYLRGRMRDEKSYIDPFKLNEPLESGVIAEVTESRNPNFRKGDYVSGMLQWKEYQVTNGNGLNKVNKEQAPLTAHLGILGLTGITAYLGLEKIGNLKPGETLLVSGAAGAVGSVVGQIGKIKGCRVVGIAGTDEKISWTIEKLNFDDGINYRTSENLRKSIANACPNGVDVYFDNVGGEVLDAALANINKFGRIINCGAISLYNETEIPVGPRPEGILIKKSALMQGFIVRDYVKEFGPAINQLSKWFQEDKLKYSETLIEGFENIPQAFLDLFEGKNQGKMVVKV, encoded by the coding sequence ATGAATAGAAGTATACTATTAAAAGAACGCCCTGCCGGAAAACCTGTCCTTGATAATTTCGAGCTCAGGCAGGAAGAAATACCAACTATAAATGAAGGAGAGATCCTGCTTAAAACCCTCTACGTATCTGTAGATCCATATTTAAGAGGTAGGATGAGAGATGAAAAGTCCTACATCGATCCTTTTAAATTAAATGAACCCCTGGAATCGGGAGTTATAGCAGAGGTAACTGAATCCAGAAATCCCAATTTTCGGAAGGGAGATTATGTTTCAGGTATGCTTCAATGGAAAGAATATCAGGTTACCAATGGAAACGGCCTTAATAAAGTTAATAAAGAGCAGGCGCCTTTAACAGCTCACCTTGGAATTCTTGGCCTTACAGGAATTACAGCCTACCTGGGGCTTGAAAAAATAGGTAATTTAAAACCTGGTGAAACCCTCTTAGTCTCTGGTGCTGCAGGAGCTGTAGGTAGTGTGGTGGGGCAAATTGGAAAGATTAAAGGCTGCCGGGTGGTGGGAATTGCCGGGACAGATGAAAAGATCTCCTGGACTATTGAGAAATTAAATTTTGATGACGGTATCAATTACCGCACTTCAGAAAATTTGAGGAAGTCTATCGCCAATGCCTGCCCTAATGGAGTAGATGTCTATTTTGATAATGTAGGAGGCGAGGTTCTTGATGCTGCGCTTGCCAATATCAATAAATTTGGAAGGATCATTAATTGTGGTGCCATTTCTTTATATAATGAGACAGAAATCCCTGTTGGTCCAAGACCTGAAGGTATTCTTATCAAGAAAAGTGCTCTCATGCAGGGTTTCATTGTGCGGGATTATGTCAAGGAGTTTGGTCCTGCCATCAATCAACTTTCAAAGTGGTTCCAGGAGGATAAATTAAAGTATTCTGAAACCCTAATAGAAGGGTTTGAGAATATACCTCAAGCTTTTCTGGATCTTTTCGAAGGAAAAAATCAGGGTAAGATGGTTGTGAAGGTATAA
- a CDS encoding FUSC family protein: MHLPLPHNSIEYHTVLTFQLHGYYKGLTGFLRSTDFAKAVILGLAITLPIIVAVSMERFEIGLALALGALLSSPSDVSGSQRHKNYGILLSALLAVLASLSGGYLIKESWAGLPVLGLVMFSISYLSVFGFRASLIAFSGLFALVLSFANISTVLELYERALLIGVGGLWYLGLTFLWQLINPKGQTDQHLAQSFDLTAKYLETRAHLIIGPKGRSKFLKQLIELQSELNENHETLRSILISSRKNSGSSNYERRRLLIFIQLVDMLELAMANPVNYEKMDRLLEKEPKQILVFRDLILVMVARMRELSLNIHRTGEVSISKNMEQALTAVEASLKNYKKDGNGGADEGFLMLQNLYNYQEQQVEKIHKIERLLSRKDLKELRLIKRDEVARFITPQEYDPKILLENFSFRSAIFKHSLRLAVVVMAGYAIGEYFSLQNAYWILLTIIVIMRPNYGLTKTRSKERTIGTLIGAAVAIGIVFITQDLRIYASLAVISLVLAFAMVQKNYKASALFVTLSVVFIYALLEPNVFNVIQFRVVDTLIGAGLATIGNILLWPSWESFGLKKVIVESLTANKDYLKEVTHFYEKKGKLPTSYKLSRKQAFLGMGNLSAAFQRMTQEPKRKQKNLEKIYEITVLNHSFLFSLASMGTYIQNHPTTKASSHFLSFTSNIEDNLDRCVSLLDKKELDENRDIFRQQEARAFFDVRYNKLTGNLSGTGTFEDPGTSEKELQEAQLIYEQLRWLLELTEKLEKTIRETDLTK; this comes from the coding sequence ATGCACCTACCTTTGCCGCATAATTCTATAGAATATCATACTGTTTTGACCTTCCAATTACACGGTTACTATAAGGGCCTTACGGGTTTCCTTCGAAGTACAGATTTCGCTAAGGCCGTGATCCTTGGGCTGGCTATTACCCTCCCAATAATAGTGGCTGTAAGTATGGAAAGATTTGAAATTGGTCTTGCACTGGCTCTTGGAGCCCTTCTTAGTTCCCCAAGCGATGTTAGCGGTAGCCAAAGACATAAAAATTACGGGATATTGCTCTCTGCACTTCTGGCCGTTCTTGCCAGTCTTTCAGGCGGATATTTAATCAAAGAATCCTGGGCAGGATTGCCTGTATTGGGCCTGGTAATGTTCAGTATTTCATATTTGTCGGTATTTGGATTCAGGGCTTCGCTTATTGCCTTTTCAGGATTATTTGCACTGGTTTTAAGCTTTGCTAATATTTCTACAGTACTGGAACTGTATGAAAGAGCTCTGTTAATTGGAGTAGGGGGATTGTGGTACCTGGGCTTGACCTTCCTATGGCAGCTCATTAACCCAAAAGGGCAAACAGACCAGCATCTCGCCCAAAGTTTTGATCTCACCGCAAAGTATTTGGAAACCCGCGCACATCTAATCATCGGTCCAAAAGGCCGGTCCAAATTCCTGAAGCAATTAATTGAGCTGCAAAGCGAACTCAATGAGAATCACGAGACCCTTAGATCTATTCTTATTTCATCAAGAAAAAATTCCGGTAGCTCCAATTATGAAAGAAGACGATTATTAATTTTCATACAGCTGGTTGATATGCTGGAGCTGGCAATGGCCAATCCTGTAAATTATGAAAAAATGGACAGGCTGTTGGAAAAAGAACCGAAACAAATACTGGTTTTTCGGGATCTTATCCTGGTAATGGTAGCAAGAATGAGAGAGCTATCTTTAAATATTCATAGAACAGGGGAAGTTTCAATTTCGAAAAATATGGAACAGGCTCTTACCGCTGTTGAGGCCTCTTTAAAAAATTATAAAAAAGACGGGAATGGGGGTGCAGATGAAGGTTTTCTAATGCTGCAAAACCTGTATAATTATCAGGAACAACAGGTAGAAAAAATCCATAAGATTGAGCGCCTCCTGTCCAGGAAAGACCTTAAGGAGCTTAGGTTGATCAAAAGAGATGAAGTGGCCAGGTTTATTACCCCGCAGGAATATGACCCAAAGATCCTCCTGGAAAATTTTAGCTTCAGGTCTGCTATTTTTAAACATTCCCTGCGGTTGGCCGTGGTAGTTATGGCAGGATATGCCATTGGCGAATATTTTTCATTACAAAATGCCTACTGGATCCTACTTACGATCATCGTGATAATGAGGCCAAACTACGGGTTAACTAAAACCAGGTCCAAAGAAAGGACAATAGGCACCCTAATAGGCGCAGCGGTGGCCATTGGAATTGTATTTATCACCCAGGATCTAAGGATATATGCTTCCCTGGCAGTGATCTCCCTGGTATTGGCATTTGCGATGGTCCAAAAGAACTACAAGGCATCGGCCTTATTTGTCACCTTAAGTGTTGTTTTTATATACGCATTGCTGGAACCAAATGTCTTTAACGTTATACAGTTTAGGGTTGTGGATACTCTTATTGGAGCGGGCCTTGCCACTATAGGTAATATATTATTGTGGCCTTCCTGGGAATCTTTTGGCTTAAAAAAGGTTATTGTGGAAAGTCTCACTGCAAATAAAGATTATCTAAAGGAGGTTACGCACTTTTATGAAAAGAAAGGAAAACTGCCTACTTCCTACAAACTTTCAAGAAAACAAGCATTTCTGGGGATGGGTAATTTAAGTGCTGCTTTCCAAAGAATGACTCAGGAACCCAAACGGAAACAAAAGAATCTGGAAAAGATCTATGAGATCACTGTTCTTAACCACAGTTTTCTTTTTTCCCTGGCGTCCATGGGAACCTACATTCAAAATCATCCAACCACTAAAGCTTCCTCGCATTTTCTTTCCTTCACTTCGAATATTGAGGATAACCTTGATCGCTGCGTTTCGTTACTCGATAAAAAGGAATTGGATGAAAACAGGGATATCTTCAGGCAGCAGGAAGCAAGGGCTTTTTTTGATGTACGATATAATAAACTAACCGGTAATCTTAGCGGTACGGGCACCTTTGAAGATCCCGGAACAAGTGAAAAGGAACTGCAGGAAGCCCAATTGATCTATGAGCAATTAAGGTGGCTGCTTGAGCTTACTGAAAAGCTGGAAAAGACCATACGAGAGACAGACCTTACTAAGTAA
- a CDS encoding T9SS type B sorting domain-containing protein — protein MKYLLSLILLLTAQTVLAQLGFCSGSKGDPIFFEDFGSGTGTGNPLPAGVTSYNFVTGDPNDGQYTVSDRIGVNNGSWHSNLPNTNMSGGRALIVNADFNAGRFYRTPVSGLCENTTYEFSAYLMNVYDRSSGVCENGGIPVNVRFEIWDETDNFLLRSGTTGNIASTNSPQWRQYGLTFQTEPGQAAVILKMFNEGEGGCGNDLAIDDVVFRSCGDLTTVSAPDIPNSTLSICEEDTPVSTTLTATPDFTVYNQHFFQWQESVDDQNWTDINGETGASFNTPAVSTSTYYRVKVAEDPSNLTNNLCSSASDSFFIEVIETPLAPVSRGDVTTCENEINYLEVDVEAGETVNWYDAAIGGNLLEEGSSTYDPTNTGTYYAEALSSSSCAPGPRTAIDYIVFPLPQVQDEIKYYCGEGSLQLEAGVDNMSYSWSTGETTGIIEVTTTGIFTVVITTGNGCTVEKKIEVREVPVAGIEEILSDGNSVTIIASNEGLFEYSLDGINFQRSNKFNFIEGGVYTAFVRDLQQCNMAVREFPHIVVPQFMTPNNDGYNDYFQLPGIEYFSSSEVRIFDRYGKLLKSGSGQNFRWDGTFINKPLPADDYWYEIQIEGYAPIKGHFSLIR, from the coding sequence ATGAAATACCTCCTGTCCCTTATCTTACTACTCACCGCACAAACGGTCCTGGCCCAGCTCGGGTTTTGTTCAGGAAGTAAGGGTGATCCCATTTTTTTTGAGGATTTTGGAAGTGGTACCGGTACCGGAAATCCGTTGCCTGCCGGCGTCACCAGTTATAACTTCGTAACCGGGGATCCAAATGACGGGCAGTATACCGTTTCAGACAGAATTGGAGTTAACAACGGCTCCTGGCATTCGAACTTGCCAAATACAAATATGTCGGGAGGCAGGGCCCTGATTGTAAATGCCGACTTCAATGCCGGCAGGTTTTACAGGACCCCGGTTTCAGGTCTTTGCGAGAATACAACCTATGAATTTTCAGCTTACTTGATGAATGTGTATGATCGCAGCAGTGGGGTTTGTGAAAATGGAGGAATCCCTGTAAATGTAAGATTTGAGATTTGGGATGAGACAGACAATTTCCTTCTCAGGAGTGGAACTACCGGGAATATAGCTTCCACCAATTCCCCTCAATGGAGGCAATATGGATTGACCTTTCAAACGGAACCCGGGCAGGCGGCGGTGATCCTAAAAATGTTCAATGAAGGAGAGGGTGGCTGTGGCAATGATCTTGCTATTGATGATGTTGTCTTTAGATCTTGTGGAGATCTAACCACGGTTTCTGCTCCAGATATCCCTAATTCCACCCTATCCATTTGTGAAGAAGATACACCTGTCTCAACGACTTTAACTGCAACACCAGATTTCACAGTCTATAATCAGCATTTTTTTCAGTGGCAGGAAAGTGTGGATGATCAAAACTGGACAGATATAAACGGAGAAACCGGAGCTTCATTTAATACACCGGCTGTAAGCACTTCCACTTATTATCGGGTAAAGGTGGCTGAAGATCCTTCAAATCTTACAAATAATCTTTGCAGTTCAGCTTCCGATTCATTTTTTATAGAAGTTATAGAAACTCCCCTGGCACCTGTGAGTAGGGGTGATGTAACCACCTGTGAAAATGAAATTAATTATCTGGAAGTTGATGTTGAAGCAGGGGAAACTGTGAATTGGTATGATGCTGCTATTGGAGGAAATCTACTTGAGGAAGGAAGCAGCACCTATGATCCTACTAATACAGGAACCTATTATGCAGAAGCTTTAAGTAGCAGCTCCTGTGCTCCCGGCCCGCGTACCGCAATAGATTATATAGTGTTTCCACTTCCACAGGTTCAGGATGAAATAAAATATTACTGCGGTGAAGGCTCCCTGCAGCTGGAGGCGGGGGTAGATAATATGAGTTATTCCTGGAGTACGGGAGAAACCACAGGTATCATAGAGGTAACAACTACCGGGATTTTCACAGTGGTTATTACTACCGGTAATGGATGCACGGTGGAGAAAAAGATCGAGGTAAGGGAAGTTCCAGTTGCAGGAATAGAAGAAATTTTATCAGATGGGAATTCGGTTACAATAATAGCTTCCAATGAAGGTTTATTTGAGTACTCCCTGGATGGTATTAATTTTCAGCGTTCCAATAAATTTAATTTTATAGAGGGTGGGGTCTATACCGCCTTTGTGAGGGACCTTCAGCAGTGTAATATGGCAGTTCGGGAGTTTCCGCACATTGTGGTGCCGCAGTTTATGACTCCTAATAATGATGGTTACAACGATTACTTTCAGCTTCCCGGAATAGAATATTTCAGCTCTTCAGAAGTCAGGATATTTGACCGGTATGGGAAATTATTAAAATCTGGCAGTGGACAAAATTTCAGGTGGGACGGGACTTTTATCAATAAACCCTTACCGGCAGATGATTATTGGTACGAGATACAGATTGAGGGATACGCGCCAATAAAAGGTCACTTTAGCCTAATAAGATGA